CTGAACCTAGACCTAGAAACCGAGCCTCGCAGTCGTCGCGATATAGATTCAGTCTACATTGTGGCTAAAAACTCAGAACTCACGCTGATCAAACCTTTCATCGAGGTTGCAATTAATCCTGATGCAGACCAACCCGCATTGTTCTCAAACTCACGTAGTAATAGCGGTGATAGGCAGTATGAAGATCTAACAGGTGTTTTTTACAGCGACATTCCTCTGTTAGTTGACAACAAAAACGAACTGAACAAAGAGCTAAATGACCTATGGCCAACCAACTCAAACGGCCAAAAGCGTCTACAAGCGCTAGGGATGGATGCTTACTACCTGATGGGTGCTCTGCCATTGATGAAAGCTGTTCAGGGGCACAGTATTCCAGGTGAAACCGGTGTGTTGACCATCGATAACAACTGCGTTGTACAACGTGAAATCAGTTGGGCAGAACATGGGGCTTTTTAGCCGAAAATGTTTAACTAAACCAACAATCACCCACAAACAAGTGGGTGATAAATACGAGGCTATGGCAAAATCTTATCTGATAAACCACGGTTTATCGTTAGTTCAAGAAAACTTCATAGCAAAATGTGGTGAGATTGATCTTATAATGCGCCATAACAACACGGTTGTGTTTGCTGAGGTAAAATACCGCAAGCAGACCCGCTACGGACATGCCGCTGAAATGGTGACAGCCAAAAAGTCACAGAAGCTGCTCAAAACAGCTAATATCTGGCTGATGAAGCAAGGCCTGTCGGTGCACTCTACAGATTTCAGGTTTGATATCGTTGCCATTGAAGGGCCGAATGACAATATCAACTGGATTCAAAACGCGATTACCCAAGGATAAACATGCTAGACAGCATTAAAGAAAGTTTTACAGAAAGTATTCAAATCCAAATTGCGGCTGCAGAAGCATTGCCAGACGCAATCACGCATGCCGCTCAAGCCATGGTTGCGACCTTGCTGAACGGGAACAAAATTCTTTGTTGTGGTAATGGTGGTTCGGCGTCGAATGCTCAGCAATTTGTATCGTGCCTACTCAATCGCTTTGAAACCGAGCGCCCTAGCCTTCCAGCTATGGCACTAATGGCAGACAACACTACGCTAACAGCAGTGGCCAACGACTACCACTATGAAGAGATCTTCTCTAAGCAGGTACGAGCGTTTGGTCAAACCGGGGATATTTTACTGGCTATCTCGACCAGCGGTAACAGCAAGAACATCATTAAGGCAATGGAAGCGGCGGTTACTCGTGACATGACAATCATCGCCTTTACGGGTAAAGATGGTGGCGAGATGGCTGGTCTACTTGGTGAGCACGATGTCGAGATTCGTATCCCTTCACACCGTACCGCGCGCATTCATGAAGTACACATGGTGACACTACACTGCCTATGTGACCTAATCGATCAAGTACTCTTCCCAGCCCACGAAGAGTGATATACGGAGCATCACAATGAAATCATTAACCTCTATGAAGCTATTTAAGCTGATTAGTGTTTCGCTACTTACACTATCCCTATCTGGTTGTGCTGGCCTTTTCATTGCTGGTGCAGCAACCACTGCGAACTTAGTCACTGACACTCGAACAACCAAAGAGATTTGGAACGACAACAATATCGAATTTGAAGTAGCAGCTATTACCAACAAACAACCCTACCGTGGCAATGTTCGCATCACCGCTAGCTCTTACCGAGGTTCAGTGGTATTAATGGGACAAGCGACCACAGACGCTGAGCGTCGTGCTTTTGAAAACCAAGCTAAAGATGTGTCTGGTGTAGAGAGCATCCATAATCAGGTTCGCGTTAAGCAGCCATTGTCTATCAGTGCCATCAGTAACGACAGCTGGATTACCACTAAGGTGAAATCAGCATTGTTGGCTAAATCAGAGCTAAACGGTATAAAAGTGAAGGTAATTACTGAAGATTCAGAAGTATTTCTGCTTGGATTGGTTTCCCGAGAACATGCAGATATCGCGACAGAAGTCGCACGCAATATCTCAGGGGTAAAACAGGTAATACGCGCCTTTGAATATGGTGACGAAGAGACGGCCGTTAACTAGCCTTAAGCCAGTCAATTGAATGCTATATAGCAGAAAAGAAAAAGCAGCGACGAGTCGCTGCTTTTTTATTTGGTCGCTATTTAACTAACGCTATTTGATAACACGAAGGCTTGGACGGCCTTTTGCTGGGCGAGGTGGCTCAGAATCTGAGTCAAGCTCTTCAGCATCGACGTCTGCCGTCGCTACGCTCAAAGATGGTCCTTTTTCTGCATCTTCAAAAGGAGCTTCTTCAATCCCTTCTTCAAACGTTTCCATGTAGGCCTCTTCAGGTTCAAACATGGTACCAGCACCATTCTCGCGAGCATAAATTGCTTGTACTGCGTAAAGTGGCACAATCACAGAGTGTGGACGACCGCTAAAGCGAGCACTAAATGTCACAGCTTCGTTACCCAGTTCGAGTTGTCCAACCGCACGAGGCGCAATGTTCAGAATGATCTGACCATCTTGAACAAACTCTTCTGGAACTCGTACACCCGGCAAGGTTGCTTCAACAACAAGGTGTGGAGTCAGTTCGTTATCAACCAGCCAGTCGTAAAATGCACGAAGCATATATGGTCGGCGTGGTGTCATATTTGAAATATCCATAACGCTTAGCGAACCAGTCGCATCTCACGCTCAGCTTCAGTTAAAGAAGCTAGGAATGAATCACGTTCAAAGACGCGGTTCATGTACACTTTAAGCTCTTTAGAACCTGGGCCAATCAGTTCGATACCAAGCTCGGGTAAACGCCATAGTAGCGGAGCTAGGTAACAATCAATTAAGCTAAACTCTTCGCTCATGAAATACTCATATTCAGCAAAGATAGGAGCAAGAGTCAGTAGGTCGTTGCGCAGTTTAACGCGAGCTGCTTCAGATTCTTCAGCATTGCCTTTAACTACCTTCTCTGCAACTGAATACCAGTTACGCTCAATTCGGTACATCATTAGACGGCTATTACCACGAGCAACCGGGTATACAGGCATCAATGGTGGATGAGGAAAACGCTCATCAAGATATTCCATAATGATCTTTGAGTCATATAGAGCAAGCTCACGATCAATAAGAGTAGGTACTGATTTGTACGGGTTCAATTCAACAAGCTCTGCTGGGAGATT
The Vibrio kanaloae genome window above contains:
- the sspB gene encoding ClpXP protease specificity-enhancing factor, with amino-acid sequence MTPRRPYMLRAFYDWLVDNELTPHLVVEATLPGVRVPEEFVQDGQIILNIAPRAVGQLELGNEAVTFSARFSGRPHSVIVPLYAVQAIYARENGAGTMFEPEEAYMETFEEGIEEAPFEDAEKGPSLSVATADVDAEELDSDSEPPRPAKGRPSLRVIK
- a CDS encoding BON domain-containing protein, translated to MKSLTSMKLFKLISVSLLTLSLSGCAGLFIAGAATTANLVTDTRTTKEIWNDNNIEFEVAAITNKQPYRGNVRITASSYRGSVVLMGQATTDAERRAFENQAKDVSGVESIHNQVRVKQPLSISAISNDSWITTKVKSALLAKSELNGIKVKVITEDSEVFLLGLVSREHADIATEVARNISGVKQVIRAFEYGDEETAVN
- a CDS encoding phosphoheptose isomerase; this translates as MLDSIKESFTESIQIQIAAAEALPDAITHAAQAMVATLLNGNKILCCGNGGSASNAQQFVSCLLNRFETERPSLPAMALMADNTTLTAVANDYHYEEIFSKQVRAFGQTGDILLAISTSGNSKNIIKAMEAAVTRDMTIIAFTGKDGGEMAGLLGEHDVEIRIPSHRTARIHEVHMVTLHCLCDLIDQVLFPAHEE
- the sspA gene encoding stringent starvation protein SspA — encoded protein: MAVAANKRSVMTLFSSASDMYSHQVRIVLAEKGVSVEVELVDEKNLPAELVELNPYKSVPTLIDRELALYDSKIIMEYLDERFPHPPLMPVYPVARGNSRLMMYRIERNWYSVAEKVVKGNAEESEAARVKLRNDLLTLAPIFAEYEYFMSEEFSLIDCYLAPLLWRLPELGIELIGPGSKELKVYMNRVFERDSFLASLTEAEREMRLVR
- a CDS encoding YraN family protein, with the translated sequence MGLFSRKCLTKPTITHKQVGDKYEAMAKSYLINHGLSLVQENFIAKCGEIDLIMRHNNTVVFAEVKYRKQTRYGHAAEMVTAKKSQKLLKTANIWLMKQGLSVHSTDFRFDIVAIEGPNDNINWIQNAITQG